A genomic segment from Takifugu rubripes chromosome 20, fTakRub1.2, whole genome shotgun sequence encodes:
- the uhmk1 gene encoding serine/threonine-protein kinase Kist, with protein MAYRGFSEPSTKTRSPRPDNILPLPRGVDQSMKPVLFEIFGELWTVQSRLGQGVSASVYRVSSGRAATAAVKEFQADTQGGDYGYHKERSVLEHIHGHKNIVTLYGVFTNHSCTGVSTRCLLLELLDVSLSELLVRGSGGPESGRGQQGHSMWLIQHCARDILEALAFLHREGYVHADLKPRNILWSADDECFKLIDFGLSFKEGNQDVKYIQTDGYRAPEAELQNNLAQAGVEVEGDSGCTVAVDLWSLGIILLEIFSGIKLKDTVHSKEWKENSAAIIDHIFASNNQRCPAIPVYHLRDLIKSMVVNNSKQRCTAEAALLSPFFSIPFAPHIEELVLLPSPVLRLINLIDDSHLNNDEEYEDIMDDMKEECQKYGSVVSLLIPRENPGKGQVFVEYANSGDSKEAQRLLMGRTFDGKFVVATFYPSSAYKRGYLYQLVQ; from the exons ATGGCTTACCGCGGCTTCTCCGAGCCCAGCACGAAGACTAGGAGCCCGCGTCCGGACAACATCCTACCACTGCCTAGAGGGGTCGACCAGAGCATGAAGCCGGTGCTGTTTGAGATCTTCGGCGAGTTATGGACCGTTCAGTCACGACTTGGCCAGGGAGTGTCAGCCTCGGTTTACCGGGTCAGCTCGGGCCGGGCCGCCACCGCTGCTGTGAAGGAGTTCCAAGCCGACACTCAGGGAGGAGATTACGGGTATCATAAGGAGAGGTCCGTTCTGGAGCACATCCATGGTCACAAAAACATAG TGACGCTGTACGGGGTGTTCACCAACCACAGCTGTACGGGGGTTTCCACTCGTTGCCTTCTGCTGGAGCTCTTGGATGTCAGCTTGTCTGAGCTGTTGGTGAGGGGCAGTGGAGGTCCAGAGAGTGGAAG AGGCCAGCAGGGTCACTCTATGTGGCTCATTCAGCACTGTGCCAGAGACATCCTAGAGGCTCTGGCCTTCCTCCACAGGGAGGGATATGTCCATGCTGACCTGAAGCCGCGCAACATTCTCTGGAGTGCTGATGACGAGTGCTTCAAACTCATCGACTTTGGCCTCAGCTTCAAAGAAGGAAACCAG GATGTCAAGTACATTCAGACCGATGGCTATCGAGCCCCCGAGGCCGAGCTTCAGAACAATCTGGCTCAAGCTggagtggaggtggagggggactCTGGCTGCACAGTGGCGGTTGACCTGTGGAGTTTGGGTATCATCCTGCTGGAGATATTCTCAGGAATCAAACTCAAAGACACTGTTCACTCGAAAGAGTGGAAG GAGAACAGTGCTGCTATCATAGACCATATTTTTGCCAGTAACAACCAGAGGTGCCCTGCCATCCCAGTCTATCACCTCAGAGACCTTATTAAAAG CATGGTAGTAAACAACTCCAAGCAGCGATGCACAGCTGAAGCGGCCCTGCTCAGCCCGTTCTTCAGCATCCCCTTTG CGCCTCACATTGAGGAGCTGGTTCTGTTGCCCTCTCCTGTTCTGCGACTGATTAATCTGATCGATGACAGCCACCTAAACAACGATGAAGAGTATGAGG ACATCATGGATGACATGAAGGAAGAGTGTCAGAAATATGGATCAGTGGTTTCTTTGCTCATCCCCCGGGAAAACCCAGGAAAAGGACAG GTTTTCGTAGAGTACGCCAACTCCGGTGACTCCAAAGAGGCTCAGAGGCTGCTTATGGGACGCACCTTTGATGGGAAGTTTGTCGTAGCCACCTTCTACCCTTCGAGTGCCTACAAAAGAGGTTACTTATACCAGCTAGTGCAGTGA